Within Candidatus Binataceae bacterium, the genomic segment GCATCCGTTCTTCGAAGCCTCGGGCGCGGCCGGGCGCTCTTCGGCCTCCGCGCCGCGCGGCGCGAGGTCAGCCATTTTCTTCCCCCCCAGATAGTCGCGGGTCTCGTAGACGCCCTGGCGGGTCATTTCGTCGAGCCGGCGCACGATGCCCTGGACGCGCCGGATGCCGCCGCGGATCGAGTCGAGCCGCTCGTGCTCGACCACCAGCTCGGCGTCCGATAGATGGGCCTCGACGCATCGCGCCAGCAGGTCGAGATTGTTGGTGATGGCTTCGAGCGGATTGTAGATCTCGTGCGCGAGGCTGACCGCGATTTCGCCGGCGGTGGCGAGCTGCTCGCGATGGCGCATCATCCGGATGTCGCGCGCGAACCCGATCGAGCCGGCCGGCGTCGTGCCGTCCTTCTCGTAGATGATCGAGCCCGAGATGGCGACCGGGATGAGCTCGCCGTCCTTGCTGCGAAGCACCGTCTCGAAATTGGAAATGCGCCCTGAATCGTCGCTCGCGGCGCGCATCGCCTTCATCACCCGGCGCGCTTCCTCGAGCGAAGGATAGATGGTGGTGATTTTCTGGCCGACGATTTCCTGGGCGGAGTAATGCAGGCTCTTGCGCGCTCCGTCGTTGTAAAAAATGATCGTCCCGTCGCGGTCGACCGCGATGATGATGTCGGGCGAGCTTTCGACCAGGGATTGAAGATAATTCTGATCCAATGATGACAACATGGCTATGCGGAGGGTCAACGCGTCGGTGCCGCGAAGCGATACTCCGGAGAGCAAGTTCGGGTTTTCATCTGTACAGGCACGAGACGATAAGCTTTCCGCGCGTGCCGCCGCTGCGCCGGCGGTGCGCTCCTTTTCACTATCGAATATAACCTTGATTGATGACTTCGGGGTTGGTTGCGCCCTGAACTCGTTCGAGCCCGGAGAACGTCTTCCGCTCCTGCTCCATCGCTACCCGCCCCTCCGGCGCAGACTCGCATCGAACAAAGTAAGGATGCCCTCGCGTCCAACTCACATCCGCCCCCCCCGGGGGCGCGCACAGCGGAACAAAAAAACGCATTCCGCAGGGCGCCTGCCCCGTAGGCCCTTGGACCTTGCAAGCCATCTGAACTTGTTCGTTAGTATAACCCTCGCCCAAGTGCAATGCATCCGCCCATAGGGAATAAGCACCCAATAGAGGCGGATAAACGCTAAACAAGAGATACTAAACGTCCGACCAGTGCCAAAAACGGACATGCCGGTGGAAATAGATAAAGATTCGGTCCCCGGCGGCTGGTGTCCCAGCTCGTCGTCGCGTCCGGCGGTTTTAGGGAAACGTATGGGCAGGCAGGAAGGGCAGGCAGCGAAGGAAGGCGGAAACCCCGTGCCCTAGCCGATCCGCTCTCCGGGTCGAAACGCGGGGCTGGAAGCCGAAGGTCGTGGTCAGGGGTTGTCATGCGAGGGGGGTGCGGTCGAGAGGCCATGACCGGGTGAGCGGCGGTGGCGGGAAGAGCAGCGCTTGGTCAGCAGCCGGGATTTCATCCGGCCGAGAAACCCCTAAACCCAGTCCGTATCCATCTTGAGGCTCAACTCGTATAGACTACTGGCCGGGCCGTTTTTGGGGGTATAGTCGGCAGTTAAGCGGCGGGCGCGGCGGCGAGCATCGGGTCGGAGAATGGAAAGATTTGCCGAGTCCCGATGAATGGCGTCCTGGCGACTTGGGGGCATCCGTTCAGTTGCCATAGTATCGCGCTTACACCTACAATTTGTGCCGGAGAGCATCTTAAATGGCAGCACCTCTTAGCTTCGAAGCCCTCGTGAGCCGCGAATACGTCCTTTCGAGCGCGGAAAATTTTGTCCTCTATGTACTGTTGGAAGCGATCGCGCAGGCCGGCGGCGGCGCCGGCGGTGGCTCGCGATTGCCGCTGAACCTCGGAGTCGTAATCGATCGTTCGGGCTCGATGTACGACGAACGGCGGCTGGAATTCGTGATCGAGGCGGTGAAGTTTCTGGCCGATAACGTAGCGCCCGAGGACAAGGTCGCGATAGTCGCCTTTGCCGACCGCGCCAAGGTGATCGTCGGCCCCGAGGAGATCCACGACAAGGGCGCGGTGCGGCGCGCGATCGAAGACATCGATCTGCTCGAGATCGGCGGCGGCACCCAGATGGCGCTCGGGATGCGCGCGGCGATCGACGAGGTCAAGAAGAACCTCGCCCCCAACCGGCTGAACCGCGTGCTGGTGCTGACCGACGGCCAGACCTACGAAGAAACCGCGTGCATCGATCTCGCCAGTCAGAACCGTGAGCAGATGTCGTTCTCGGCGATGGGCGTCGGGGTCGAGTTCAACGAAAAGCTGCTGATGCGGATCGCGCAGGATTCGCACGGCAAGTATCACCTCATCGGCAATCCCGAGGAAATTCCCGGCATTTTCGAGGACGAGCTTGCGGGCCTGCGCGCGGTCAGCGTGCGCAACGGACGAATCGAAGTCACGCTCGCTCAAGGCGTTCAGGTGCGCGAGGCCTTTCGCGCGAGTCCCGAGATCTACACGCTGGGCGCGCCACTGGTCGGCGAGGATCGCCACGTGAGCTATGAAATCGGCGACCTCGAGGCCAACGTCCCCGGCTCCGTGCTGATGACGCTGGTGTTGCCGCCGCGTAAGCCCGGCCCGGTTAGGATTCTGCAATCGAACCTGCGCTACGAGGTGCCGGGCGTCGGCGAACAGAGCCTTAGCCGCGACCTGACCGTCGAATACACGCTCGACCGCACGCTCACCGGCAAGGTCAACGGACGGGTGATGAACCTCGTCGACCAGGTATCGATCGCCAAGATGCAGTCGCGCGCCGAAGAGGAGCTCAAGGCCGGCAACGTGGATCGCGCGACGCGGCTCTTGAGCAACGCTATTCAGGGCACGCAACGCCTCGGCAACGTGAAGGCGACGCAGGCGCTGGTGGGCCTGATGGATCAAGTCAAGAAGACCCAGACCCTGCAGACCAAGGCGGCCAAGACCACGCTACTCCAGGCCCAGGCCGTGGTGCGCAAGACCCAGATGCTCGATCCGGAAGCGTTGAAGGATTTTTCCAAGCCCGACCAGGGGTAGCAGCTGAATCTGCCCGCAGGGCGGGCCTAAACTACGGTGGACGCCGATGATGCCGGCCAGTGAGGTGCTGAGAAGATGATCAAATGCAGCGAGTGCGGCTACGAAAACATCGATGGGCTTGACTACTGCGACGGTTGCGGCGCGAAGCTGAACCCCGCTGCCGCTCCCGCAGCCGGGGCCGCCGCCGCTCCCGAAGCGGCTGCGCAAGCCGCGCCGGCCGAAGCCGCCCCCGAGGCGCCCGAGGCCGAGCCGCCTCCGTCCGAAGTCCCGACCGGCGAGATCACGCCACCGCCCGAGGCGAACGCGACCGCTGCGGCAGCGGCAGCGCCGGCCGCGGAAGCTGCGGGGGTTCCGAGCGCGCGCGCCAGGCTGCAGGTCATACGCGGCGGACGCAAGGGTCATGAATTTCCGCTCGAGGACGGCAACAACCTGATCGGCCGCTGGGATCCGGAGACCGGGTCGTTCCCCGAGGTCGACCTTGACCAGGACGATCCCGAGGCCAAGATCTCGCGCAAGCACGCGCTCATCCGCTTCGAGGGCGGCAAGATCACGGTCGAGGATATCGGCAGCCTCAACGGCACCTACGTGAACCGCCAGCCGCGCCTGATGCCTGGCAATCCGGTCGAATTGAAAACTGGCGACGAGATAATCATCGGCAAAACATTTCTCAAGTTGATCGTCGAACCGGTCTCCTGAGCCGGGGTGGATGAGATGCGGCGCGAAGGTCCGGTTGGGAGCCGGGCCTTCGCTGTCTCGCCGCGAGCTTGCATCAGTAAGTCATCATGAAACCGGGTGAGCAGCTTGCCGTCGGCCACATGCTCGATGGCCGTTACCGGGTGCACAAGGTGCTTGGCCAGGGCGGGATGGGCCGCGTGTATCTCGCCAACGATACTCGCCTGGCTAACCGGCCCGTCGCGGTCAAGGAAATGATCATCGGCGACGGGATTGCGGAGAAAAAAGCGATCGAGGACTTCGCGCGCGAAGCCCGCGTGCTCGCTTCGCTCTCGCATCCGGGCATCCCCAACGTCATCGACTACTTCGCCGAGAACAATCGCCATTACCTGGTGATGGAGTTCGTCGCGGGCGGCGATTTGCAGGCGATGCTCGACAAGCTCGGGCCCAAGGGTAAGCTGCCCGAAAATCGCGTGCTGCGCTGGGCGCGCCAGATGCTCGACGTGTTGAGCTTTCTGCACGGCCAGACGCCGCCCATCATCTATCGCGACCTCAAACCCGGCAACATCATGATCGACAAGGAGGGCCGCGCGATGCTGATCGACTTCGGCATCGCACGCTTCCTGCCGCCCGGCGGCCGCGGCACGCAAATCGGCTCGGTCGGCTATGCTCCGCCCGAACAGTACATGGGCAAGGTCGAGCCGCGCTCGGACCTCTACTCGCTGGCCGCGACGATGCATCATCTGCTGACCGGCCGCGACCCGCAGCTCGAACCGCCCTTCAGCTTTCCGCCGCTGCGCGACTTGAGCCCCGAGGTTTCAGTCAAGAGCGCTGAAGTCGTGATGCGGGCGCTCGACAAGGACATCGAGAAGCGTCCGCCCTCGGCGCGCGACATGATGCATGCGCTGCCGGACCCCGGTCCCGAGCCCAAGGCCTCGGCAGCGCTCGGAGCGGCCGTCGGCGGCTCCGCGCCCGTCGCTTCGATGCCGACTGTGGTGCTCGACCGTCCCAAGTTGGCCGATTCGACAGGCCTCAGCGCCGCGCCACCGGCGGGAGGCCGGCGGCTCGGTGCGGCGCCGCCATCCGGCGGTGCATCGGCGCGCCCCTCGCTTACCAACATGCCGACGGTGGTGCTGACTCGGCCTGACGTTTCCGGGCAAGATACGCTCCGGTCTGACGCGCGCGAGCCCGCGGCGGCCGCTCCGCCTTCGGCATCGCCCTTCGCGGCGGGGCCGACGCTCGCCGCGAGTACGGCGGCGGGCGTGGCGAAGATGAAGTCGCTGGCGCGCTCAGCGCGGGCCATCGCGCAGCGCGCGGCGGCCAGGTTGCCTGCGCAGCAATCGTTGTTCGTCAAGCCGGATGCGGTTTCGTCCACGGCGAAGACCCAGGACTTGAGCGGCAAGGCCAGGGCGGCGGCGCAGGCGGCGCCGATCGCCACGCCATCGAGAAGCGAATCGATCTCGAAGAACGTCG encodes:
- a CDS encoding FHA domain-containing serine/threonine-protein kinase, which translates into the protein MKPGEQLAVGHMLDGRYRVHKVLGQGGMGRVYLANDTRLANRPVAVKEMIIGDGIAEKKAIEDFAREARVLASLSHPGIPNVIDYFAENNRHYLVMEFVAGGDLQAMLDKLGPKGKLPENRVLRWARQMLDVLSFLHGQTPPIIYRDLKPGNIMIDKEGRAMLIDFGIARFLPPGGRGTQIGSVGYAPPEQYMGKVEPRSDLYSLAATMHHLLTGRDPQLEPPFSFPPLRDLSPEVSVKSAEVVMRALDKDIEKRPPSARDMMHALPDPGPEPKASAALGAAVGGSAPVASMPTVVLDRPKLADSTGLSAAPPAGGRRLGAAPPSGGASARPSLTNMPTVVLTRPDVSGQDTLRSDAREPAAAAPPSASPFAAGPTLAASTAAGVAKMKSLARSARAIAQRAAARLPAQQSLFVKPDAVSSTAKTQDLSGKARAAAQAAPIATPSRSESISKNVGAGNVPSGTNAPLSKSAAPSAKPAGSSGAASVPWSGARGKAGLNGADSAAAQAEAHAGAWLIASGAAPRFGLVRSRMIVGRALGGDEPDIDLGRLKGLADRVSRRHAEIIKHGAEYFIRDLGSLNGTYITGRGRLGRDQLYKLKDRDQVVFGSAKLEFRKG
- a CDS encoding FHA domain-containing protein, producing the protein MIKCSECGYENIDGLDYCDGCGAKLNPAAAPAAGAAAAPEAAAQAAPAEAAPEAPEAEPPPSEVPTGEITPPPEANATAAAAAAPAAEAAGVPSARARLQVIRGGRKGHEFPLEDGNNLIGRWDPETGSFPEVDLDQDDPEAKISRKHALIRFEGGKITVEDIGSLNGTYVNRQPRLMPGNPVELKTGDEIIIGKTFLKLIVEPVS
- a CDS encoding VWA domain-containing protein, giving the protein MAAPLSFEALVSREYVLSSAENFVLYVLLEAIAQAGGGAGGGSRLPLNLGVVIDRSGSMYDERRLEFVIEAVKFLADNVAPEDKVAIVAFADRAKVIVGPEEIHDKGAVRRAIEDIDLLEIGGGTQMALGMRAAIDEVKKNLAPNRLNRVLVLTDGQTYEETACIDLASQNREQMSFSAMGVGVEFNEKLLMRIAQDSHGKYHLIGNPEEIPGIFEDELAGLRAVSVRNGRIEVTLAQGVQVREAFRASPEIYTLGAPLVGEDRHVSYEIGDLEANVPGSVLMTLVLPPRKPGPVRILQSNLRYEVPGVGEQSLSRDLTVEYTLDRTLTGKVNGRVMNLVDQVSIAKMQSRAEEELKAGNVDRATRLLSNAIQGTQRLGNVKATQALVGLMDQVKKTQTLQTKAAKTTLLQAQAVVRKTQMLDPEALKDFSKPDQG
- a CDS encoding response regulator, which gives rise to MDQNYLQSLVESSPDIIIAVDRDGTIIFYNDGARKSLHYSAQEIVGQKITTIYPSLEEARRVMKAMRAASDDSGRISNFETVLRSKDGELIPVAISGSIIYEKDGTTPAGSIGFARDIRMMRHREQLATAGEIAVSLAHEIYNPLEAITNNLDLLARCVEAHLSDAELVVEHERLDSIRGGIRRVQGIVRRLDEMTRQGVYETRDYLGGKKMADLAPRGAEAEERPAAPEASKNGCDWPLAGMAVLVLDDDLSVVSSLADLLRAERCQVYTAIRPSAAFGILRNMRIDAVISDVVMPEMDGYEFYTRIKEEMPHLPVILMTAYNYDRDHILVRSRLKGLEGALFKKPVNPAKLRELLIRARQKSAVQPAKALPLT